From the genome of Leptospira koniambonensis:
AAATATCTTCGGAATAAGACTCGAAGAATAACTTGAGAGCGGCCTCGTCTCCTTCCCCGCAACGGGTAACTAGGTCGAGGGTTTTATCCTTTGACAAATTCATTCTTTATGTAACCTTGCACCTGAGAGCCAACGATATGAGACGTAGTATATCCCTCGGAATTATCTTGGCCGCGCTCCATCTAAGCACCTTTGCGCAAAACGATAAAGTAATAAATTTTCTTTTCCCGGTGAAAACCGACGGAATCGAGAATAAGGTCACCTCGGTGTTCGGAGAATCCAGGGGGGACCATTTTCACAACGGAATGGACATCGCTTCGACTGGAGAACCGGTTTTGGCGATGGCAGAGGGAAAGATCCTCTATTCACGGTTTGGCGAAGACGATCCTTTCGGGGAAGAATTCGGAACTGGAAATTCTGTTTGGTTAGATCACGGAAATGGGACGTATTCTTCCTATTACCATTTGAAAGACGGACGACTTCCAGGTTTATTAGAAGAGCGTCTAGTCGCCGGCGGAGAAAAGATCGCTTACACCGGAAACACCGGTCATTCCAGCGGCGCCCACCTCCATTTCGTCTTACTTAAAGACTTTGGAAAGACCATCCAAGACCCTATGAAGGTTTTGCCTATCGTGGAAGATGAAAATCCTCCAGTGATCGGAAATTTACTCATTCATCAAGATGAATACAAATATAGCCAGATAAACGACGGAGATAATATTAATATTTCTCGCGCGTTTCCAGTTACTGTCGGAATCCAAGACGCAGGAAAAAAATCGGGCCAGAGAAGAGGAGTTTCTCAGATCCAAGTTTCCTTGAACGGACAATTATTGAAGAAGGCAAGCTTCTCCAATCTACATTACGAAAAAGGAGAATGGAAAAATTCAGAAGGGTTTCCATTTTCAGATCTTTATTTTAAAGATCAATACTTAGTAGGTAATTTGGATTTTCGTAATGGAGAAAATATGATCAAGGTTTTGGCCTGGGACTTCAGACAAAATCTTACCGAAAAAACATTTACATTCTACGTAAACCGTATCCGTTAATTTCTTTCTAAATTATTGTCCGGAATCTAATTTCTCATCCTATTCTTAGGGAAGGGTAAAATTAGTATTGTGAAAACGATCAAATCGTTCTTCAATAGATTCCCTTTCTAAAAATTTATACCGATTTTAAAAATCAAAAGGAGAATCCTGTGAACGAACTTAGTATTTCGAAACTTTCGGAATTCAATTG
Proteins encoded in this window:
- a CDS encoding M23 family metallopeptidase, producing the protein MRRSISLGIILAALHLSTFAQNDKVINFLFPVKTDGIENKVTSVFGESRGDHFHNGMDIASTGEPVLAMAEGKILYSRFGEDDPFGEEFGTGNSVWLDHGNGTYSSYYHLKDGRLPGLLEERLVAGGEKIAYTGNTGHSSGAHLHFVLLKDFGKTIQDPMKVLPIVEDENPPVIGNLLIHQDEYKYSQINDGDNINISRAFPVTVGIQDAGKKSGQRRGVSQIQVSLNGQLLKKASFSNLHYEKGEWKNSEGFPFSDLYFKDQYLVGNLDFRNGENMIKVLAWDFRQNLTEKTFTFYVNRIR